The following are encoded together in the Chiloscyllium punctatum isolate Juve2018m chromosome 41, sChiPun1.3, whole genome shotgun sequence genome:
- the LOC140465015 gene encoding E3 ubiquitin-protein ligase RNF182-like, whose product MNCQTIENPIEKQWFSSEELECKICYNPYNLKNRKPKLLECFHRVCARCLHKIVDLGDSSQSIISCPFCRYETSVLVDEVGGLPDDNNILAVLVCKEKNRKFAMDSPSELLLTPKRLSSFGSPSRSSNCLVITIMEVQRESPQSQSSASVTEFYDSNFGSIASMSQQWAIWNCTPPLCRAIGKILVWLLGLLYFSSLPLGVYLLVIQKVTLGIIFVSLVPSSLVMLMVYGFCQCLCHEFLDCISS is encoded by the coding sequence atGAATTGCCAGACTATAGAGAATCCTATTGAGAAACAGTGGTTTTCTTCTGAGGAGTTGGAATGCAAAATCTGTTACAACCCTTACAATCTGAAGAACAGGAAACCCAAGTTGTTGGAATGCTTTCACAGGGTGTGTGCCAGGTGCCTGCACAAAATTGTAGACCTTGGAGACTCCTCACAAAGCATAATTAGCTGTCCTTTCTGCAGGTATGAGACCAGTGTATTAGTCGATGAAGTTGGTGGACTCCCAGATGATAATAATATTCTTGCTGTCCTTGTATGCAAGGAGAAGAATAGAAAGTTTGCCATGGATAGCCCATCTGAGCTTCTGCTGACTCCAAAAAGGTTATCTTCCTTTGGAAGCCCCTCCCGATCCTCAAACTGTCTGGTTATAACCATCATGGAGGTTCAAAGGGAATCCCCACAATCTCAGAGCTCAGCATCAGTCACGGAATTCTACGACTCCAATTTTGGTTCAATAGCCTCAATGTCTCAGCAGTGGGCAATTTGGAATTGCACTCCTCCTCTTTGTCGTGCAATAGGCAAAATTCTAGTCTGGCTTTTGGGACTGCTGTACTTCAGCTCTTTACCCCTTGGTGTATATCTGCTTGTGATTCAGAAGGTCACACTAGGGATCATATTTGTCAGTCTTGTTCCCTCCAGTCTTGTTATGCTTATGGTCTATGGTTTCTGTCAGTGCTTATGTCATGAGTTTTTAGATTGCATATCTTCATGA